The DNA window TATGCGATCAAGTAGACGACGAGCTTGCTGGGCATTTACGCTATCCATATTTATTGTGCGAGGATTTTTAAGCGCAGCATCGATAGCGCTCTTTGTTATCTCGTGAAAGACTATTCTAGGCAAGCTTTCTGGCTTTTTGCCTATTGCCATTGCGATATGATATGCTATCGCCTCTCCCTCTCTGTCCTCATCGGTAGCCAGATAGACCTGATCGGCGCTCTTGGCAAGCTCTTTTATCTCTTTTACTATTTTTGAATGATCTGCGCTTACCTTATATTCTGGTGTAAATTTTTCATCATCTATTTTTATGCCAAAAGTAGTCTTTGGCAGATCTCTAATATGCCCTTTGCTAGCGATGACATCGTAGTCTTTGCCTAAAAAATTTTTTATCGTCTTTGCCTTAGCGGGCGATTCTACGATGATTAAGTTTTTCATCAATATATACCTTTTGAAAATTTTGAAGTAATTGTATCAAAAAAAATATACAAAAATAAAATTTAAATTTTTCTCTCAAATGCTATAAACTTTTTTTAAAAACGCACGATATAGTTTTTGTGCGACAAGATGTCGTTAATAAAATTTAAAAGGATTTAAAATGAGTTTTCGTATTAACACTAACGTAAACGCTCTTAACACACATGCAAACGCAGTCGGTAACAATAGAATGTTATCTAACTCTCTTGGTAGATTAAGCTCAGGCTTAAGAATCCAAACAGCAGCAGACGATGCTTCGGGTCTTGCTATTGCAGATAGCCTTAGAGCGCAAGCAAGTTCTCTAGGTCAAGCTATAGCAAACGGAAATGATGCTATCGGTATTATCCAAGTTGCAGACAAGGCTATGGATGAGCAGCTAAAAATTCTTGAAACTATTAAGGTTAAAGCTACTCAAGCTGCTCAAGATGGTCAAACACGCCAGTCTCGCCAAGCTTTGCAAGCCGATATTGTTCGTCTTATGGAGGAACTTGATAATATCGGTAATACGACTTCATTTAACGGTCAGCAACTACTTAACGGAACATTCTCTAACAAAGAGTTTCAAATCGGTGCTTACTCAAATCAAGTTGTTAAGGCTAGTATTGGTGCTACAACATCAGATAAGATCGGCTTAACAAGATTTGAGAGTTCTAAGCTTTTAACTGCTAATGCTAAAGGTGCTATCGTAAGTCTTACATTCCTTAATGTGGATGGTGTCAATAACGTAAAGGTAGCTACCACTAAAATATCTACAAGTATGGGAACAGGCGTAGGTGCACTGGCTGAAAATATCAATAAAGTTTCAGATAAAACAGGTATTAGGGCTACATTTGATACTACTTGGATAGCAAGTGGTGCTATAAGCGGTGGTCTAATTAAAAGTTTTGCAATTAACGGTGTAAAGATAGGCGATCTTGAAGTTAAAGCAGGCGATAGTAATGGAGCTCTTGTAAATGCAATAAATGCCCTAAAAGATCAAACAGGAGTAGAAGCGTCAGTGGATACTCGAGGAAGAATGGTATTAACTAGCCGTGATGGACGTGCAATTCGTATTACTGGAATTAATATCAGTGCAGGATTGGGAGGAAAGAGAGGTTTAAGTATGTTTGTAGGACGCTTAAATCTAGTTCGCCTTGATGGACGTGATATTAAAATAAGTACTGGAGCAGCAGGTCTTGCACTATCTGCAGCATTTAGTAAAACACAAGCTAGTCATGGTGGAAATCAGCAATCAGTATCTTTAAGAGATATAAGAGGGCAACTAGATAAAAATATAGCTGCCGCTATGGGCTTCCAAAGAATGAGTAACGGAGTTATGACATCTAATCAAGCAGCAGGTGTTATGACGCTAAGAGGAGCTATGGCTGTAATGGATATAGCGGAGTCGGCTCAACGCACACTTGACTTTATTAGAAGTGACCTTGGTTCTGTTCAAAATCAGCTAATAGCAACAGTAAATAACATAACAGTTACTCAGGTAAACGTAAAATCAGCAGAGTCTCAAATAAGAGATGTTGATTTTGCCGCTGAATCAGCTAACTTCTCTAAATTTAACATTTTAGCCCAATCAGGAAGTTATGCAATGAGTCAAGCCAACGCTGTTCAACAAAACGTTTTAAGACTACTTCAGTAGTATTAAAAAATTTCTACGCGAAGCAGGATTTTATTAAAATCCTGCGAAGCTGGAAAAATGTTCTGGATTTATTCAGTAATCTAAAATATCCATCCTTAAGCTTTTAGGCTTAAGGCTTCCTCAAAATGTGTTAAGTTGCTTAGTTGTTAAAACTCAAAATTTTAAGCCTAATTAATTAGGCTTAAAATTTATATTATCTTCTAAATTTAAATTTTTCTTTACTATGACCTAAATCCGATTTATCTATAAGACCACGTTCTTTTAATTCTTTTATTAGATTTTTTGAAGCATTTTTTGTTGTTTCAATTTCGGCATTTAGTCCACCTGCAACTGAAAATAACCAATACTTATGATGCTCTACCCAGTTTGCCAGTTTTTTTGTCTTCTCTAATGCGGTATCACTTTTAGCAACTGAAATCTTTGCAAATTCAAGCTCTTGATAGTAGATGGAAATTTGGACGATTGTCTCTATATATTTTTTATATTTAGCTGATGACATAAAATCTTTAATCTTGTCTATTTTATTTGAAATTTTCAGAATTTTTGTGAAGAGTTTTTCTGTGATTTTATTCTCATTCTTGAGGTTTATTATCTCATCTATTTTTGGAACTACTTCTAAAAATACTTTTTCAACTTTTTCTTTGACTAGTTGCTGTATTTCTATCTTTTTTTGTATAAATTTATAAGCTTTTAGCAGATCTTTGTCAGCTCTTTTTTGGCTTACTTTATTTATATTTGGTAAATTCTTGAGGTTTTTATCTTTGCAAAGCTCTTGCATAGTCTCTAAAAATGGCTTTTCTATACTTCCGTTTATTCTAGCTCCACCTTCAGTGCAGTTATATGTAGTGATTTCTTCTTTGCCTGCATCCTCTATATCTTTTTCGTATTGATTTTTAAAGAGTTTCCATACATAAGTTGTTTTTACCTCGCCTTCTCCACCGTAAGCTGTAGTGTATAAGGATTCGTCTTGTTGAGTGAAAGCATGACCTGTAGCGTGAGATTTACCGTCAGGAGAAAACGCCAAATCTTGCCCTATTAATACTATATTTTTATGTCCCAAAGCATAAGCTAGTTGATATGCTTGGTTTGCCGTACTGTGCCCGATACCTAAATATCCATAATCTTTCATATCAAATACTAGCTCGCTTTGCTGTGGTCGCATAGTAAGAACCAGTTTCCTAAAAGGCAAAATGTTTTTAATTGTTTGTTCGTGTGTAAGTGATGCCACGATAAAGTGAATATTTTCATCAAACTTACCATATCTTTTTTTAAAGAAACTTGATGTGGCCTTAACTCTTTCAATAGATGTTACATAATCCGGTTTTATACCATGCTTGGCAAGTATAGGATAAGAGGCGTCAACGCTGATTACACTAACGTAAGGAGCAAATTTTTTCAGTGTAGAAAGTTGCTTGTCTAGACTTGGGCCGGTAGCTACAATTATTGCAGTGTCCATAAGCTTATGTCTTTTTCTAACTAAATCCGCATAAGCGTAGTTGGTTATCATGGCCGGTAAATTTTTTATATGCTGATCTATGCCTTGAAGCATATCATCAATACTATTGCCGTGCGATACTACCATTTGAGATATGGCTCTAGTAAAATCTTGGTTTATCTTTTGATAATCTTCGCTAAACTGATCGTAAAAAGGTGTGTGAATATGTAAGTTATAAATCTTAGCATAAGATTTAAATTCATTTTTTGATACTAAGAAATAAAATTGTGCGTATGTTGTAAATTCTGAGTAAAATAAAACCAGTCTTTCACTAGCAAGTTCTTTCGACAGATCAACTAAGTTTAAAACTATATATATTATTTCTATGCTTGGCTCTACCACTATTATTTTTTGATGAGTTTCGTTTGTTAAAAGGGCTTTATACAATATGCCGTTGCCGAGTCCGTAAAAATACATAATTGGGTAT is part of the Campylobacter sp. RM16189 genome and encodes:
- a CDS encoding flagellin B, whose product is MSFRINTNVNALNTHANAVGNNRMLSNSLGRLSSGLRIQTAADDASGLAIADSLRAQASSLGQAIANGNDAIGIIQVADKAMDEQLKILETIKVKATQAAQDGQTRQSRQALQADIVRLMEELDNIGNTTSFNGQQLLNGTFSNKEFQIGAYSNQVVKASIGATTSDKIGLTRFESSKLLTANAKGAIVSLTFLNVDGVNNVKVATTKISTSMGTGVGALAENINKVSDKTGIRATFDTTWIASGAISGGLIKSFAINGVKIGDLEVKAGDSNGALVNAINALKDQTGVEASVDTRGRMVLTSRDGRAIRITGINISAGLGGKRGLSMFVGRLNLVRLDGRDIKISTGAAGLALSAAFSKTQASHGGNQQSVSLRDIRGQLDKNIAAAMGFQRMSNGVMTSNQAAGVMTLRGAMAVMDIAESAQRTLDFIRSDLGSVQNQLIATVNNITVTQVNVKSAESQIRDVDFAAESANFSKFNILAQSGSYAMSQANAVQQNVLRLLQ
- a CDS encoding 6-hydroxymethylpterin diphosphokinase MptE-like protein — translated: MAKKLEQELNLKDLNVKNKSKKTDKQNIYQESSKNIQNIIFKKNLQALFQQDEILAAKLFGMDDQGDYEVFIGKDPIDINIINNKTLRYVYENPVKDIEKTLDEIEDKYKRYPIMYFYGLGNGILYKALLTNETHQKIIVVEPSIEIIYIVLNLVDLSKELASERLVLFYSEFTTYAQFYFLVSKNEFKSYAKIYNLHIHTPFYDQFSEDYQKINQDFTRAISQMVVSHGNSIDDMLQGIDQHIKNLPAMITNYAYADLVRKRHKLMDTAIIVATGPSLDKQLSTLKKFAPYVSVISVDASYPILAKHGIKPDYVTSIERVKATSSFFKKRYGKFDENIHFIVASLTHEQTIKNILPFRKLVLTMRPQQSELVFDMKDYGYLGIGHSTANQAYQLAYALGHKNIVLIGQDLAFSPDGKSHATGHAFTQQDESLYTTAYGGEGEVKTTYVWKLFKNQYEKDIEDAGKEEITTYNCTEGGARINGSIEKPFLETMQELCKDKNLKNLPNINKVSQKRADKDLLKAYKFIQKKIEIQQLVKEKVEKVFLEVVPKIDEIINLKNENKITEKLFTKILKISNKIDKIKDFMSSAKYKKYIETIVQISIYYQELEFAKISVAKSDTALEKTKKLANWVEHHKYWLFSVAGGLNAEIETTKNASKNLIKELKERGLIDKSDLGHSKEKFKFRR